Proteins encoded by one window of Anopheles maculipalpis chromosome 2RL, idAnoMacuDA_375_x, whole genome shotgun sequence:
- the LOC126559687 gene encoding DNA topoisomerase I, mitochondrial, which yields MSVDAAIPPPADSSKVMNGMIDRPNGVSNGHSGSGGENGDRHKSHKSSSKDKHRDKDRDKNREKDKHRDKDRDRDKDKSRDKHKSSSSHSSSSKSANTTSSSDKERSSDKEKHSSSSSKDKEKSSSHHSSSSTHKSSRSDKDRSKDKERDKDKHRSREDGKDRSDRDKKDKERDKSSRSDKDKEKHKSSSSSSSNKDKDRDKHKSSSSGGTGSSSRDKDKDKNKHSSSRKDKDKHSTSSSSKHKEHRRREEKEREDGPPATETVKAKEEPDSVPQAFLNGEGHMQHHNDSQLDNRGGGGGGGAGGKSQHDPLDISQASSCDYSMSQFRADETPFALKTEAMDQNASNQDEEYQENDDDEGDDESRYNDFNNENGHHEQQQQQHMYHQQQQGYFGGMQQQHEQYQANVAAAIKQEQQFEVKQEPHFGREEESEDDIPLSKRKKKDADDDGYENGGKKKKIKTEKKEKKKNKKRSYESDDGANDNDDEEDADSKKNIKKTKIKKEPVAATAQNAKKKPAGTRTSGGGTQSSPTKAGRVKKEEEEQEVWKWWEEEKRDDGVKWKYLEHKGPVFAPPYERLPPNVKFEYDGKVMALSQDAEEVAGFYARMLEHDYTSKAAFNDNFFKDWRKTMTQHERERITDLRKCNFRPMAAYFADISEKNRNRTKEEKAALKAANEQLTKEYGICVIDGHKEKIGNFKIEPPGLFRGRGEHPKMGLVKRRVMPEDVIINCSKDSKIPSPPAGHRWKEVRHDNSVSWLASWTENVQGQVKYIMLNPSSKLKGEKDWQKYETARRLLKHIDRIRETYREEWKSKEMRIRQRAVAMYFIDKLALRAGNEKDDDQADTVGCCSLRYEHIALHKELNGKENVVVFDFLGKDSIRYYNEVEVEKRVFKNLELFKENKKPGDDLFDRLNTSVVNEYLKGLMDGLTAKVFRTFNASYTLQKQLEELTDPDASVPEKLLAYNRANRAVAILCNHQRAVPKTHEKSMGNLKEKIRQKREQIEASQKELKDLKRSNVRDPSAFEKKNKQIERLKEQLKKLELQETDRDENKTIALGTSKLNYLDPRISVAWCKKFGVPIEKIFNKTQRDKFRWAIDMADENYVF from the exons ATGAGTGTCGATGCGGCAATTCCTCCACCAGCG GATTCCTCCAAGGTGATGAATGGAATGATCGACCGACCAAACGGGGTGAGCAACGGTCATTCGGGTAGTGGAGGTGAAAACGGCGATCGGCATAAAAGTCACAAAAGTTCGAGCAAGGATAAGCATCGGGATAAGGATCGGGACAAAAATCGCGAGAAGGACAAGCATCGTGATAAAGATCGCGACCGGGACAAGGACAAGAGCCGCGATAAGCACAAGAGCAGCAGTAGTCACTCGTCGTCTTCGAAGAGCGCTAACACTACCAGCAGCTC GGACAAAGAGCGTTCATCGGATAAGGAGAAACAcagttccagcagcagcaaggatAAGGAAAAGAGCAGCAGCCACCACAGTAGCTCTTCGACGCACAAAAGCTCCAGAAGTGATAAGGACCGGTCGAAGGATAAGGAACGGGACAAAGACAAACATCGATCGCGCGAGGATGGCAAGGATCGGAGCGATCGTGACAAGAAGGATAAGGAGCGCGACAAAAGCAGCCGTAGCGACAAGGACAAGGAAAAGCACAAATCGTCGTCCTCCTCGTCGTCGAACAAAGACAAGGATCGGGATAAGCATAAGAGCAGCAGTAGCGGCGGAACCGGCAGCTCCAGCCGTGACAAAGATAAGGACAAGAACAAACATTCCAGCTCGAGGAAAGATAAGGACAAGCATTCGACGTCCTCGTCATCCAAACACAAGGAGCATCGCCGCCGGGAGGAGAAAGAACGCGAGGATGGACCGCCTGCCACTGAGACGGTAAAAGCGAAGGAAGAGCCGGATTCTGTTCCGCAAGCGTTTTTAAATGGAGAAGGCCACATGCAGCATCATAACGATTCACAGCTGGACAATcgtggaggaggaggtggaggaggagcGGGCGGAAAGTCACAGCACGATCCGTTGGATATTTCGCAGGCCAGCTCTTGCGACTATTCGATGTCCCAGTTCCGGGCCGACGAAACACCGTTTGCGCTTAAAACCGAAGCGATGGACCAGAACGCTTCCAACCAGGATGAAGAGTACCAAGAgaacgacgatgatgaggGAGACGACGAGAGCCGTTACAATGACTTTAACAACGAAAATGGTCACCatgaacagcagcaacagcaacatatgtaccatcagcagcaacaaggaTACTTTGGTGGtatgcagcaacagcacgaaCAGTATCAGGCAAATGTGGCCGCGGCCATCAAACAGGAGCAACAGTTCGAGGTTAAGCAAGAGCCACATTTCGGCCGGGAGGAAGAATCAGAGGACGATATACCGCTGTCGAAGCGCAAGAAAAAGGACGCGGACGATGATGGTTATGAGAATGgtggcaagaaaaagaaaattaagacggaaaagaaagagaagaagaaaaacaaaaaacgttcGTACGAGTCTGATGATGGAGCGAACGACAACGACGATGAGGAGGATGCCGATAGCAAGAAGAACATAAAGAAGACCAAGATCAAGAAGGAGCctgtagcagcaacagcgcaGAATGCAAAGAAG AAGCCAGCTGGAACCAGGACAAGTGGAGGAGGAACACAATCAAGTCCTACGAAGGCCGGACGGGTAAAGAAGGAGGAAGAAGAGCAGGAGGTGTGGAAATG GTGGGAAGAGGAAAAGCGTGACGATGGTGTGAAGTGGAAGTATTTGGAACACAAAGGACCGGTATTTGCACCACCGTACGAACGATTGCCCCCGAACGTGAAGTTCGAGTACGACGGTAAGGTAATGGCACTTTCCCAGGATGCGGAAGAGGTGGCCGGATTTTACGCACGTATGCTCGAGCACGACTACACCTCCAAGGCTGCGTTCAATGATAATTTCTTCAAAGATTGGCGCAAAACGATGACACAGCACGAGCGTGAACGGATCACGGATCTGCGTAAGTGCAACTTCCGTCCCATGGCTGCCTACTTTGCTGATATTTcggaaaaaaatcgaaaccgcacgaaggaagaaaaagcagcCCTGAAGGCGGCCAACGAACAGCTCACGAAGGAGTATGGGATTTGTGTAATCGATGGACACAAGGAGAAGATAGGCAATTTCAAGATTGAACCGCCCGGTCTGTTCCGGGGCCGTGGTGAGCATCCGAAGATGGGACTGGTGAAGCGACGCGTCATGCCGGAGGATGTGATTATCAACTGCTCGAAGGATAGCAAAATACCGTCCCCACCGGCCGGTCACCGGTGGAAGGAGGTCCGTCACGATAATTCCGTGTCATGGTTAGCCTCCTGGACTGAGAACGTACAGGGGCAGGTGAAGTACATTATGTTAAATCCGAGCTCCAAGCTGAAGGGCGAAAAGGATTGGCAAAAGTATGAAACGGCCCGCCGATTACTGAAGCACATCGATCGCATCCGGGAAACGTACCGCGAGGAGTGGAAGAGCAAGGAGATGCGCATTAGGCAGCGTGCCGTAGCGATGTACTTCATCGATAAGCTTGCCCTGAGAGCGGGTAATGAAAAGGACGACGATCAGGCGGATACGGTTGGTTGCTGTTCGCTGCGCTACGAACACATTGCGCTGCACAAGGAGCTGAATGGGAAGGAGAATGTGGTTGTGTTCGATTTTCTCGGCAAAGATTCCATCCGGTACTACAACGAGGTGGAGGTGGAGAAGCGTGTGTTTAAGAATTTGGAGCTGTTCAAGGAGAACAAAAAGCCCGGCGACGATCTGTTCGATCGGTTAAACACGTCTGTAGTAAACGAATATTTGAAAGGATTGATGGATG GGCTTACGGCCAAGGTGTTCCGTACGTTTAACGCTTCGTACACGCTACAGAAACAGCTGGAAGAGCTGACGGATCCCGATGCTTCGGTCCCAGAGAAGTTGCTCGCTTACAATCGTGCTAACCGAGCGGTTGCCATCCTCTGTAACCATCAGCGGGCTGTGCCGAAAACGCACGAGAAAAGCATGGGCAATCTGAAGGAAAAGATTCGTCAGAAGCGTGAACAGATTGAAGCAAGTCAGAAGGAATTGAAG GATCTCAAAAGGAGCAACGTTCGTGATCCAAGCgcgtttgaaaagaaaaacaaacaaatagaaagACTCAAGGAGCAGCTGAAAAAGCTGGAACTGCAGGAAACGGATagggatgaaaacaaaacgattgcTCTTGGCACATCCAAGTTAAACTATTTGGATCCCCGCATCTCCGTCGCTTG GTGTAAAAAATTCGGCGTTCCAATAGAgaagattttcaacaaaacacaGCGTGACAAATTCCGATGGGCAATCGATATGGCTGACGAAAACTACGTGTTTTAA